One Euphorbia lathyris chromosome 1, ddEupLath1.1, whole genome shotgun sequence DNA segment encodes these proteins:
- the LOC136235538 gene encoding sucrose synthase 7-like — protein sequence MASGGVLKRSETIAETMPDALRQSRYHMKRCFSSLTGKANRLLKHQHIMEEVEKSIQDKGERKKVIDGLLGYILSSTQEAAVVPPYVAFAVRPNPGFWEYVKVNADDLTVEGITSSEYLKFKEIIFDQKWAKDENALEIDFGALDFSTPHLTLSSSIGNGMDFISKFTSAKINGSSDSAKLLLDYLAALNYQGEDFIINETMDSVSKLQASLIVAETLLSALPKDSPYQDFQQRFKELGFEKGWGNTAERVKETMRLLSETLQAPDPAKFEFLFSRLPNMFNIVIFSPHGYFGQADVLGLPDTGGQVVYILDQVRALEEELLHRIKMQGLNIKPQILVVTRLIPEARGTKCNQEIEPIIDTKHSNILRVPFRTDKGVLQQWISRFDVYPFLEKFAQDAADKILERFECKPDLIIGNYSDGNLVASLMANRFGITLGTIAHALEKTKYEDSDVKWKQLDPKYHFSCQFTADMIAMNTADFIITSTYQEIAGSKDRPGQYESHVAFTMPGLCRVVSGINVFDPKFNIAAPGADQSFYFPYTEKPRRLTAFHPAIEELLYSKEDNSEHIGYLADRKKPIIFSMARLDTVKNITGLTEWYGKNKKLRSLVNLVIVAGFFDPSKSKDREEIAEINKMHNLINKYQLKGQIRWIAAQTDRYRNGELYRYIADTKGAFVQPALYEAFGLTVIEAMNCGLPTFATNQGGPAEIIVDGVSGFHIDPNNGDESANKIADFFEKCKTDPEFWNRISAGGLQRIYECYTWKIYAKKVLNMGSVYGFWRQINKHQKFAKQRYIETFYGLQFRNLAKNVPIPSVETQSSAGVTSKPQEPAISSSTVQTPKSELTQRAKSKREAAIETAKPQQRQESSEQKRRISSSQSRSWNWWFNMVASLLAIYYMVMKLHRLYSAHNEEILE from the exons ATGGCTTCTGGAGGTGTTCTTAAACGATCTGAAACTATTGCAGAAACCATGCCTGATGCATTGAGGCAGAGCCGGTATCATATGAAGAGATGCTTTTCCAG tcTAACAGGAAAAGCGAATAGACTGCTGAAGCATCAACACATAATGGAGGAAGTGGAGAAATCAATACAAGACAAAGGTGAAAGGAAAAAAGTCATAGATGGATTACTTGGTTACATCTTGAGTTCCACTCAGGAGGCAGCTGTTGTTCCACCTTATGTTGCTTTTGCTGTAAGACCAAATCCTGGTTTCTGGGAATATGTTAAGGTCAATGCTGATGATCTCACTGTCGAAGGCATCACTTCTTCTGAGTACTTAAAGTTCAAAGAAATCATCTTCGACCAAAAATG GGCCAAGGATGAAAATGCTTTGGAAATAGATTTTGGAGCACTTGATTTCTCAACTCCTCATCTCACCCTTTCTTCTTCTATTGGAAACGGGATGGATTTTATCTCCAAATTCACCTCTGCAAAGATTAATGGGAGCTCTGATAGTGCAAAGCTTCTGCTAGATTATCTAGCAGCCCTTAATTATCAGGGAGAG GATTTTATCATCAATGAGACAATGGATTCAGTTTCAAAGCTTCAAGCATCGTTGATTGTGGCTGAAACTCTTCTTTCTGCATTGCCAAAAGATTCCCCATATCAGGATTTCCAACAAAG GTTCAAAGAGCTGGGGTTTGAAAAGGGATGGGGGAACACTGCTGAAAGAGTTAAAGAGACAATGAGGCTGCTTTCTGAAACACTTCAAGCACCTGATCCAGCCAAGTTTGAGTTTCTGTTTAGCAGGCTTCCTAATATGTTCAACATTGTAATATTCTCTCCACATGGCTATTTTGGCCAGGCAGACGTCCTTGGATTGCCGGATACCGGTGGCCAG GTTGTTTACATTCTTGATCAAGTAAGAGCATTAGAGGAAGAGTTGCTTCACAGAATCAAGATGCAAGGTCTTAACATTAAGCCTCAGATTCTTGTG GTAACAAGACTCATACCGGAAGCTCGAGGAACAAAGTGCAATCAAGAAATTGAGCCTATTATTGACACAAAACATTCCAACATTCTTAGAGTACCTTTCAGGACAGACAAAGGAGTTCTTCAACAATGGATCTCCCGTTTCGATGTCTATCCTTTTCTTGAGAAATTTGCTCAG GATGCTGCTGATAAGATCCTTGAACGCTTCGAATGTAAACCAGACCTCATCATTGGGAATTATAGTGATGGAAACCTGGTGGCATCTTTGATGGCTAACAGATTTGGCATAACTCTG GGAACTATAGCTCATGCTCTAGAGAAAACGAAGTACGAAGATTCGGATGTCAAATGGAAGCAATTAGACCCCAAGTACCACTTTTCTTGTCAATTCACAGCTGACATGATTGCAATGAATACTGCTGATTTTATTATAACCAGCACATACCAAGAAATTGCAGGAAG CAAGGATAGGCCAGGACAGTATGAAAGCCATGTCGCATTTACAATGCCAGGGCTTTGCAGGGTTGTGTCAGGAATCAATGTTTTTGATCCAAAATTCAATATAGCTGCCCCTGGAGCTGACCAATCGTTCTACTTCCCCTACACAGAGAAACCGAGGCGGTTAACCGCCTTTCATCCTGCCATTGAAGAACTACTCTACAGCAAGGAGGACAACAGTGAACACAT TGGATATCTTGCAGACAGGAAGAAACCAATTATCTTCTCCATGGCGAGACTCGATACTGTGAAAAACATTACAGGACTAACTGAGTGGTATGGAAAGAACAAGAAGTTGAGGAGCTTGGTAAATCTTGTAATTGTTGCTGGATTCTTTGATCCGTCTAAATCGAAAGATAGAGAGGAAATTGCAGAGATAAACAAGATGCATAATTTGATCAACAAGTACCAACTTAAGGGTCAGATTAGATGGATAGCAGCTCAAACTGATAGATACAGGAATGGAGAACTATACCGCTACATTGCTGATACAAAAGGAGCATTTGTGCAGCCTGCACTTTATGAAGCTTTTGGTCTCACAGTTATTGAGGCAATGAACTGTGGATTGCCAACCTTTGCTACTAATCAAGGAGGGCCAGCAGAGATTATTGTGGATGGTGTGTCTGGCTTCCACATTGATCCTAATAATGGTGATGAATCTGCCAACAAAATTGCTGATTTCTTCGAGAAATGCAAGACCGATCCTGAATTTTGGAACAGGATATCAGCAGGCGGTCTTCAACGTATATATGAATG CTATACTTGGAAGATATATGCAAAGAAAGTGCTGAACATGGGATCCGTTTATGGATTTTGGAGGCAGATAAACAAGCATCAGAAATTTGCTAAGCAAAGATACATAGAAACGTTTTACGGTCTTCAGTTCAGGAATTTG GCAAAGAATGTTCCAATTCCAAGTGTTGAAACTCAATCATCGGCAGGTGTGACAAGTAAACCTCAAGAACCAGCAATTAGTTCTAGTACAGTTCAAACTCCAAAATCAGAACTAACTCAAAGAGctaaatccaaaagagaagcagCCATAGAGACAGCTAAACCTCAGCAAAG GCAAGAAAGTTCAGAGCAGAAGCGACGAATCAGCTCATCGCAAAGCAGATCATGGAATTGGTGGTTCAATATGGTTGCTTCTCTGCTTGCTATATAttacatggtgatgaagttgcaCAGGTTATACTCTGCACACAATGAAGAAATATTGGAATAG
- the LOC136235530 gene encoding lipid phosphate phosphatase 2 codes for MCCFSVFFFFNQGILVKSYCLYLFYFTFTGSCSSEQPNGSSIQENLLQGILGSSSYSDKMPELQLGAHTIRSHGVTVARTHLHDWLILVLLIMIDVILNVIEPFHRFVGKDMMTDLSYPLKDNTVPVWAVPIVAVFLPFAIITAYYFVRKDVYDLHHAILGLLFSVLITGVLTDSIKDAVGRPRPDFFWRCFPDGKGVFDNVTSGVMCTGVKSVIKEGHKSFPSGHTSWSFAGLGFTSLYLSGKIRAFDRRGHVAKLCIVFLPMLVAALVGVSRIDDYWHHWQDVFAGGLLGLTVATFCYLQFFPAPYDIDGWGPHAYFRMLEESRNGVQSSSNVDCVDNNVQQQAELQSVYVDSQNQRVVSHTSPILDGIGSERSY; via the exons ATGTGTTGCTTttctgtcttcttcttctttaatcaGGGCATACTTGTTAAAAGTTATTGTCTTTATCTATTCTATTTTACTTTTACTGGTTCCTGCTCTTCTGAACAGCCAAACGGATCGTCGATTCAGGAAAACCTGCTTCAAGGAATCTTAGGTTCTTCTTCCTACAG TGATAAAATGCCAGAGCTGCAGCTGGGTGCTCACACCATAAGATCCCATGGAGTCACCGTTGCCAGAACACATTTGCATGACTGGCTGATTCTTGTCCTTCTTATAATGATAGATGTTATTTTGAATGTTATAGAACCATTTCACCGTTTTGTTGGAAAAGATATGATGACAGACCTGTCGTACCCGCTGAAAGACAATACTGTTCCTGTTTGGGCTGTTCCA ATTGTTGCAGTATTCCTGCCTTTTGCCATCATTACTGCCTACTATTTCGTCAGAAAGGATGTCTATGACCTGCACCATGCCATTCTTG GCCTTCTGTTCTCTGTGCTTATAACTGGAGTTTTAACTGATTCAATTAAAGATGCTGTTGGGCGTCCTAGGCCTGACTTCTTTTGGCGTTGTTTCCCTGATGGAAAAGGG GTGTTTGATAATGTTACAAGTGGTGTTATGTGCACTGGAGTGAAAAGTGTTATTAAAGAAGGACACAAAAGTTTCCCTAGTGGACATACTTCTT GGTCCTTTGCAGGTCTTGGTTTTACGTCATTGTACTTATCCGGGAAAATCAGGGCTTTTGATCGTAGGGGCCATGTTGCTAAACTTTGTATTGTTTTCCTACCCATGCTTGTTGCAGCTCTTGTAGGAGTTTCTCGAATTGATGACTATTGGCATCATTGGCAAGATGTATTTGCTGGGGGTCTTCTAG GGCTGACAGTTGCTACATTTTGTTACTTGCAATTCTTCCCGGCCCCGTATGATATTGATG GCTGGGGACCTCATGCGTATTTCCGAATGTTGGAGGAATCTCGGAATGGGGTTCAGTCTTCAAGTAACGTAGATTGTGTGGATAATAATGTACAACAGCAAGCAGAGCTTCAGAGCGTATATGTTGATTCTCAGAATCAGAGAGTTGTTAGTCATACAAGCCCCATTTTGGATGGAATAGGGAGTGAGAGAAGTTACTGA
- the LOC136235523 gene encoding lipid phosphate phosphatase 1-like — protein sequence MALKNIFSWLSLQNFRRIFHQEGRMMEVDLGAHTIRSHGAKVAKNHLHDWLILIVLGVIEIVLFLIHPFRRFVGRDMMHDLKYPFQDNTIPTWSVPLYAVLLPIAIFVFFYIRRRDVYDLHHSILGLLFAVVITGVITDAIKVAVGRPRPDFFWRCFPDGKEFYDGLGDVICHGKASDIKEGYKSFPSGHTSWSFAGLGYLSLYLCGKIKVFDRKGHVAKLCIVVFPLLAAALVGISRVDDYWHHWQDVFAGALIGIVLSTLCYMQFFPAPYHDEGWGPYAYFQALEELRTSSTNTDNGRRRNADALNMHPMDVEVVSLQIRQHDSEFTSLDELELGRR from the exons ATGGCGTTGAAGAATATCTTCTCATGGCTTTCTCTTCAGAATTTCCGTCGCATCTTTCACCAG GAGGGAAGAATGATGGAGGTGGATCTAGGAGCACATACAATTAGATCGCATGGAGCTAAAGTTGCCAAGAATCATCTCCATGACTGGCTCATATTGATTGTGCTTGGTGTTATAGAGATTGTTTTGTTTTTGATTCATCCGTTTCGTCGATTCGTGGGTAGAGATATGATGCATGACCTTAAGTATCCATTCCAAGATAACACTATCCCTACTTGGTCTGTGCCG TTGTATGCAGTTTTGCTGCCTATTGctatttttgttttcttctataTTCGAAGGAGAGATGTTTATGATCTGCATCATAGCATTTTAG GACTATTATTTGCTGTGGTGATTACTGGTGTAATTACGGATGCAATTAAAGTTGCAGTTGGTAGGCCTCGACCTGATTTCTTTTGGAGGTGTTTTCCTGATGGAAAGGAA TTTTATGATGGGTTGGGCGACGTGATTTGTCATGGCAAGGCTAGTGACATTAAGGAAGGATATAAAAGTTTCCCAAGTGGTCACACTTCAT GGTCATTTGCAGGATTGGGATATCTGTCGTTGTACTTGTGTGGGAAAATAAAAGTGTTTGATAGAAAAGGGCATGTAGCTAAACTCTGCATCgttgtttttcctttacttgCTGCTGCTCTTGTTGGCATATCCAGAGTTGATGACTACTGGCACCATTGGCAGGATGTATTTGCTGGAGCTCTTATTG GAATTGTTCTTTCAACACTCTGCTATATGCAGTTTTTTCCAGCTCCATATCATGATGAAG GATGGGGGCCTTATGCATATTTCCAAGCTTTGGAGGAGTTGCGTACTTCTAGTACTAATACAGATAATGGAAGGCGGAGGAACGCTGATGCACTAAACATGCACCCCATGGATGTAGAAGTCGTGAGTTTACAAATCAGACAACACGACAGCGAATTTACATCATTGGATGAGTTGGAATTAGGAAGGAGGTGA